The following coding sequences are from one Leptospira mayottensis 200901116 window:
- a CDS encoding acyl-CoA dehydrogenase family protein translates to MDFTIPKEVEEIKKRIRDFVENDAIPAEVHYDYDHGRMPEKITEELRKRVKELGLWTPHLPKSEGGLGLDMVGTAIIFSELGRSPIAPYLCNCDAPDEGNMHLLHIAANKEQKEKYYDPLIQGKIRSAFAMTEPPPGAGADPQTLTTNAVKDGNEYVINGQKWYCTGANGASFLIVMSKVADSFRRTTMFLVPTNTPGYTMVREIGVMGSHGPGGHCELKFENVRVPESAILGRVGEGFKWSQERLGPARLTHCMRWIGLARRSMEIAREYALKREVFGQKLADHQGIQWMFAESALEIESGYMLTLKAAHTLRAGEDARHIISMAKWQVSETLCKTIDRAIQICGSHGYGRDMKLELFYRDARAARIADGPTEVHKMVIGRNLISGKSDF, encoded by the coding sequence ATGGATTTTACGATACCTAAGGAAGTTGAAGAAATTAAAAAAAGAATCCGAGACTTTGTCGAGAATGATGCGATTCCGGCGGAAGTTCATTACGACTATGATCATGGTAGAATGCCTGAGAAAATCACCGAGGAACTCAGAAAAAGAGTGAAAGAACTAGGACTTTGGACCCCGCATCTTCCTAAATCTGAAGGTGGTCTCGGACTCGATATGGTTGGAACAGCAATCATCTTTTCTGAACTCGGACGCTCTCCGATTGCTCCTTATCTTTGTAACTGCGATGCACCTGACGAAGGAAATATGCATCTCCTTCATATTGCGGCAAATAAAGAACAAAAAGAAAAATACTATGATCCGCTGATTCAAGGGAAAATTCGTTCCGCTTTTGCGATGACAGAACCTCCGCCGGGAGCAGGGGCAGATCCTCAAACTCTTACTACCAATGCGGTAAAAGACGGAAACGAATACGTAATCAATGGACAAAAATGGTATTGTACGGGTGCAAACGGTGCGAGCTTTTTGATCGTGATGTCTAAGGTCGCCGATTCTTTTCGAAGGACTACGATGTTTCTTGTGCCAACGAATACGCCTGGTTATACTATGGTGAGAGAAATCGGAGTGATGGGTTCTCATGGTCCCGGAGGGCATTGCGAGTTAAAATTCGAAAATGTTCGGGTTCCCGAGTCCGCAATATTGGGAAGAGTGGGCGAAGGATTCAAATGGTCTCAAGAGCGTCTCGGTCCTGCAAGGCTCACGCATTGTATGAGATGGATCGGACTTGCGAGAAGATCCATGGAGATCGCAAGAGAATACGCACTCAAACGGGAAGTGTTCGGACAAAAACTTGCGGATCATCAGGGAATTCAATGGATGTTTGCAGAGTCCGCGCTTGAAATTGAATCTGGATATATGCTTACTTTGAAAGCTGCACATACTTTGAGAGCTGGAGAAGATGCAAGACATATCATATCGATGGCCAAGTGGCAAGTCTCCGAAACTCTTTGTAAAACGATCGATCGTGCGATTCAGATCTGCGGCTCACACGGATATGGAAGGGATATGAAACTCGAATTGTTCTACAGGGACGCGAGGGCAGCCAGAATCGCGGACGGACCGACCGAGGTCCATAAGATGGTGATCGGAAGAAATCTGATCAGCGGGAAAAGCGATTTTTAA
- a CDS encoding phosphotransferase family protein yields the protein MNDTELKNVLEGYLSERLKGKTEIHSMVSLSGGACQENFAALIQVLDGPESGSYDTVFRTDKGAALLESLSREDEFGVCDLAYNAGVNTPKPFWLETDRGVTGSPFYFMQKISGKAIGRYVVKDPSLNKVRKQLTIDLAKNLARLHSIKPSDCKNEALRKTLWMGQDSNDKTVANGSIRSLRLELERMKDAYPAMEMILNWLEKKAKPSDDVVLIHGDFRTGNFMVTPEGLQGIVDWEFAHWGDRHEDLTWLCMRDWRFGKLNKEAGGFADRSEFYEEYEKVSGVKLNPEMVTYWEVMGNLRWAIGCIGQAERHLSGKDKGIELAAIGRRACEMEYEAMRIIENAG from the coding sequence ATGAACGATACGGAATTAAAGAACGTTCTAGAAGGATATCTTTCCGAAAGATTGAAGGGAAAAACTGAGATACATTCCATGGTGTCTCTCAGCGGAGGAGCCTGTCAGGAAAACTTTGCCGCGCTAATTCAAGTATTGGACGGACCGGAAAGTGGTTCTTACGATACGGTCTTTAGAACCGATAAGGGGGCGGCGCTTCTTGAGTCTTTGAGTCGAGAGGACGAGTTCGGAGTTTGTGATCTTGCTTATAATGCGGGAGTCAATACGCCGAAACCTTTCTGGTTGGAGACGGATCGTGGAGTCACCGGAAGTCCTTTTTACTTTATGCAAAAAATTTCCGGAAAAGCGATCGGAAGATATGTCGTCAAAGATCCTTCGCTTAATAAAGTAAGAAAACAACTCACTATTGATCTTGCTAAGAATCTTGCCAGACTTCATTCTATAAAACCTTCCGATTGTAAAAACGAAGCGTTAAGAAAAACACTTTGGATGGGACAGGATTCGAACGATAAGACCGTCGCAAATGGATCGATTCGCTCTTTGCGATTGGAGTTGGAAAGAATGAAAGATGCCTATCCTGCAATGGAGATGATTCTTAATTGGTTGGAGAAGAAGGCGAAACCTTCCGATGATGTCGTATTAATACATGGGGATTTTAGAACCGGAAATTTTATGGTAACTCCTGAAGGGTTGCAGGGAATCGTAGACTGGGAGTTTGCCCATTGGGGCGATCGTCATGAGGATCTCACGTGGCTTTGTATGCGGGATTGGAGATTTGGTAAGTTGAATAAGGAAGCGGGAGGGTTTGCAGATCGTAGCGAATTTTACGAGGAGTATGAAAAGGTTTCGGGTGTCAAACTTAATCCAGAAATGGTCACGTATTGGGAAGTGATGGGAAATCTCAGGTGGGCGATCGGATGTATCGGTCAGGCGGAGCGACATCTTTCCGGAAAGGATAAGGGAATAGAGCTCGCGGCGATCGGAAGACGAGCTTGCGAAATGGAATACGAAGCGATGAGGATCATAGAAAATGCAGGATAA
- a CDS encoding DUF6285 domain-containing protein, whose translation MQDKPTSADLLEAIQDFLMKEVLPQFKDKELLSYKTLVSWNMLGVVSREIRLGEELLDKELGRLVELLNKNLVIPSTLNEKKNIAHAWNIELRDKIRKEKLSSENSRYWNHVKETVKEKVEVINPRFTTER comes from the coding sequence ATGCAGGATAAACCAACGTCCGCAGATTTGCTCGAAGCGATTCAGGATTTTCTAATGAAGGAAGTGTTGCCGCAATTTAAGGATAAGGAACTACTTTCCTATAAAACATTAGTAAGTTGGAATATGTTAGGGGTTGTTTCCCGGGAGATCCGTTTGGGAGAAGAGTTGCTGGATAAGGAATTGGGCCGTCTTGTTGAGCTTCTTAATAAGAATTTAGTAATCCCTTCCACACTGAACGAAAAGAAAAATATAGCTCATGCCTGGAATATAGAGCTACGGGATAAAATCCGTAAAGAAAAACTTTCCTCGGAAAATTCGCGATATTGGAATCATGTGAAGGAAACCGTAAAAGAAAAAGTCGAGGTTATAAATCCGAGATTTACCACGGAACGTTAG